A region of Haloplanus sp. XH21 DNA encodes the following proteins:
- a CDS encoding beta strand repeat-containing protein: protein MTDGDRVRAVLLAAMMMSSVAVGTVALSAPAAATNHVEVGDGSAEPSQVSPGSTENNQLVHVDVYNVSADGNTDWFYVTFPDELAPNLSVNQASVNISAGITSSANLVDGPDNDSVDDTVRFATSPDGGGDVDVYATVDVAIDSYPNTETSYAINATVNDSSHGSDSRVGVATIVAGTPPSITDYQVTNPSGKQINVSFNSSEQLTNITADVTDTSGTTVATLTETDFTETDQGSVWHYNATYTASQDDDYTVTLTEATDSNGIDGSSGESGTVSITTASVSVLGGTADPAQVAAGNTVDNQKVYVDVANVSADGDTDTFYVEFPDTLANGLSPNYATANDTSITSSVQLVDGYDTDGVDDTLKFSTSADGGGTIPLNVSVDTAVDYPDTQTSYDIDFRVEDSDGDAANQSGVATITAGSSPTISNYSVSNPADRNIDIAFDSSDELATITVDVTDGDGNTAATLTESDFAESSQGSNWTYDATYTASHGGSFTATLTEAKNTSGIDGARDQSGTVSLPVHPLSVLDGSAEPAQVSPGNTVNNQKVYVNIANVSADGDTDTFYVEFPNELASGLSPNYATANDTSITSSVQLVDGYDGDGVDDTLTFATSATGGGAIPLNVSVDTAVDYPDTDATYGIDIRVDDSCPCHGAVTRSDVVTIQAESSSDGGDGGGYDGGGSDDWYDRDDDFLDDETDTAEASSDSMAAVDLTADGLDIDVTLTSDTQLDAFTADVSGPVETELTRDDFTHRRTAAGAHVYTADVASGEPGEYEVTLGQATEGTSASTPIADTLTVERLRTDAAADAVTGSPWAGAGSSTHTFTVPVGADSDLAGETLDGVVIGYSDAFQSDGGSVTSVSDDQNVVTLQVISADGTAKSSLGGTDAVSVNVDDGAVQLDLSDVDSARKPTLASGDRVIVRIQPVTNPDTAGRYETGVTLHTATGHTGGVTTNVAIRAQSAVTAIGTAFVQPGDGAASVELAGSDALDAVTIDSSESATGSVRVTVPEESAAVADAPGSVVSPLRITRPDPIADSQATVRLTLSADAVDASGERLTLARYDANAEQWQRLDTTVGSQSDNTVTLEATTPRTSLFAVTAVGDADATATATGTETPAEGTAPGFGLLTALIALLGAALLGVRRRVD, encoded by the coding sequence ATGACCGACGGCGACCGCGTGCGGGCGGTGCTGCTCGCCGCGATGATGATGTCGTCCGTCGCCGTCGGGACGGTCGCGCTCTCGGCGCCGGCGGCGGCGACGAATCACGTCGAAGTCGGCGACGGGTCGGCGGAGCCGTCCCAGGTCTCGCCGGGTTCCACGGAGAACAATCAGCTCGTTCACGTCGACGTGTACAACGTGAGCGCCGACGGCAACACAGACTGGTTCTACGTCACGTTCCCGGACGAACTGGCACCGAATTTGTCGGTGAACCAGGCGAGTGTCAACATCTCCGCCGGCATCACCAGTAGTGCCAATCTTGTGGACGGACCGGACAACGACAGCGTCGACGACACGGTCAGATTCGCGACATCACCGGATGGTGGCGGCGACGTTGACGTATACGCCACCGTCGACGTCGCCATCGACTCCTATCCCAACACGGAGACGAGCTACGCCATTAACGCCACGGTCAACGACAGTAGCCACGGATCGGACAGCCGAGTCGGCGTGGCGACCATCGTCGCCGGTACCCCGCCCTCGATCACCGATTACCAGGTGACGAACCCCTCCGGAAAGCAGATAAACGTCTCGTTCAACTCCAGCGAGCAACTGACCAACATCACCGCCGATGTCACCGACACGAGCGGAACCACAGTCGCGACGCTCACCGAGACGGACTTCACGGAGACCGACCAGGGGAGTGTCTGGCACTACAACGCGACGTACACCGCCAGCCAGGACGACGACTACACCGTCACGCTCACCGAGGCGACGGACAGTAACGGTATCGACGGGTCGAGCGGCGAGAGCGGGACCGTCTCGATCACGACGGCCTCGGTGTCCGTCCTCGGTGGCACCGCCGACCCCGCCCAGGTGGCCGCCGGCAACACCGTCGACAACCAGAAGGTGTACGTCGATGTCGCCAACGTCAGCGCCGACGGCGACACCGACACCTTCTACGTCGAGTTCCCGGACACCCTCGCGAATGGGCTCTCGCCCAACTACGCGACCGCCAACGACACGAGCATCACCTCGAGCGTCCAGCTCGTCGACGGCTACGATACGGACGGCGTCGACGACACGCTCAAGTTCTCGACCAGCGCGGATGGCGGCGGGACGATTCCGCTGAACGTCTCGGTTGACACCGCCGTTGATTACCCCGACACGCAGACCAGCTACGACATCGACTTCCGCGTCGAGGACAGCGACGGTGACGCCGCCAACCAGTCCGGCGTGGCGACGATCACCGCCGGATCGAGTCCGACCATCTCCAACTACTCGGTGTCAAATCCCGCAGACCGGAATATCGACATCGCGTTCGATTCCAGCGACGAACTGGCGACGATCACGGTTGATGTCACCGACGGCGACGGAAACACGGCCGCGACCCTCACGGAGAGTGACTTCGCCGAATCCAGCCAGGGCAGTAACTGGACGTACGACGCGACCTACACCGCGAGCCACGGTGGGAGCTTCACCGCAACCCTCACCGAGGCCAAGAACACGAGCGGCATCGACGGCGCCCGCGACCAGAGCGGGACCGTCAGCCTCCCCGTCCATCCGCTGTCGGTTCTCGACGGGAGCGCTGAACCCGCCCAGGTGAGTCCGGGCAACACCGTCAACAACCAGAAGGTGTACGTGAACATCGCCAACGTCAGTGCCGACGGCGACACCGACACCTTCTACGTCGAGTTCCCGAACGAGCTCGCCTCGGGGCTCTCGCCCAACTACGCGACCGCCAACGACACGAGCATCACCTCGAGCGTCCAGCTCGTCGACGGCTACGACGGTGACGGCGTCGACGATACGCTCACCTTTGCGACCAGCGCGACGGGCGGCGGCGCCATCCCGCTGAACGTCTCGGTCGACACCGCCGTCGACTACCCTGATACCGACGCGACCTACGGCATCGACATCCGCGTCGACGATAGCTGCCCGTGTCACGGAGCGGTGACTCGGAGCGACGTCGTCACCATCCAGGCCGAAAGCAGTAGTGACGGCGGTGACGGCGGCGGTTACGATGGCGGCGGCAGTGACGACTGGTACGACCGCGACGACGACTTCCTGGACGACGAAACCGACACCGCGGAGGCAAGTAGTGACTCGATGGCAGCGGTCGACCTGACCGCCGATGGGCTCGATATCGACGTGACCCTCACGTCCGATACGCAACTCGACGCGTTCACGGCCGATGTCTCCGGTCCCGTCGAAACCGAACTCACTCGGGACGACTTCACTCACCGACGGACTGCGGCCGGAGCCCACGTCTACACGGCCGACGTGGCGAGCGGCGAACCCGGTGAGTACGAAGTTACTCTCGGTCAAGCGACCGAGGGCACCAGCGCGTCTACACCCATCGCCGATACGCTCACCGTGGAACGACTGCGAACGGACGCGGCCGCCGACGCAGTCACCGGGTCGCCGTGGGCCGGCGCCGGTTCCAGCACGCACACGTTCACCGTGCCGGTCGGGGCGGACTCCGACCTCGCCGGTGAGACGCTCGACGGCGTCGTGATCGGTTACAGCGACGCCTTCCAGTCGGACGGGGGGAGCGTCACATCCGTCAGCGACGATCAGAACGTCGTCACCCTGCAAGTCATCTCGGCCGACGGCACCGCCAAGTCGTCGCTGGGCGGGACTGACGCCGTCTCGGTCAACGTCGACGACGGCGCCGTGCAGCTCGACCTCTCCGACGTGGACAGCGCGCGCAAGCCGACGCTCGCGAGCGGTGACCGGGTGATCGTTCGGATTCAACCGGTGACCAATCCCGACACGGCGGGTCGCTACGAGACGGGCGTCACGCTCCACACGGCGACGGGCCACACCGGTGGCGTGACCACGAACGTCGCCATCCGGGCCCAGTCGGCCGTCACCGCCATCGGCACTGCGTTCGTCCAGCCCGGTGACGGGGCCGCATCCGTCGAACTCGCCGGATCCGACGCCCTCGACGCCGTCACCATCGACTCCAGCGAGAGCGCGACCGGCAGCGTTCGCGTGACGGTTCCCGAGGAGTCGGCCGCCGTCGCCGACGCGCCGGGATCGGTCGTCAGTCCGCTGCGTATCACCCGACCCGATCCGATCGCGGACTCGCAGGCGACGGTTCGACTCACGCTCTCCGCCGACGCCGTCGATGCCAGCGGGGAACGCCTCACGCTCGCTCGCTACGACGCGAACGCGGAACAGTGGCAGCGACTCGACACTACCGTGGGCAGCCAATCCGACAATACGGTGACGCTGGAGGCCACCACGCCGCGAACGTCGCTGTTCGCGGTCACCGCCGTCGGCGACGCGGACGCGACGGCAACGGCGACCGGCACCGAGACGCCGGCCGAGGGGACCGCACCCGGTTTCGGACTCCTCACGGCTCTCATCGCCCTGCTCGGGGCTGCACTGCTCGGCGTCCGTCGCCGCGTCGACTAA
- a CDS encoding DUF2267 domain-containing protein has translation MEAQRMKYDAFLGEVQHRLELATEGDAARAARIVLETLGQRIGEGEASDLASQLPREIGRHLTKVEGGEQFSYQVFIERIAERAEIDESDANYYAQAIAALVADCVQGGELAQVRAQLPDDYDDLFELVDAKATPW, from the coding sequence ATGGAGGCTCAACGGATGAAATACGACGCGTTCCTTGGCGAAGTCCAGCACCGCCTCGAACTAGCGACGGAAGGCGATGCGGCCCGTGCGGCGCGCATCGTCCTCGAAACGCTCGGCCAACGGATCGGTGAGGGCGAGGCGTCCGACCTCGCGTCACAGCTCCCCCGTGAGATCGGTCGCCACCTCACCAAAGTCGAGGGCGGCGAGCAGTTCTCCTACCAGGTGTTCATCGAGCGGATCGCGGAGCGAGCCGAGATCGACGAGTCGGACGCCAACTACTACGCGCAGGCGATTGCGGCGCTCGTCGCCGACTGCGTCCAAGGTGGGGAGCTAGCACAGGTCCGAGCGCAACTCCCTGACGACTACGACGACCTGTTCGAACTCGTCGACGCGAAAGCGACGCCCTGGTAA
- a CDS encoding erythromycin esterase family protein, whose amino-acid sequence MAELEPRGVFQSGAEIAPAVDAVNRYGHAVDGPGDLGGLVDRLSDADCVLIGEASHGTSDYYRWRAHLTARLLRDHDFSFVAVEGDWTSCYGINRYVKDFPDAHPTAYGALTAFDRWPTWMWANWEVDGFLSWLHELNQDREMGDRAGFYGLDVYGLYESLQAVIDYLETVDPEAAADARDAYRCFEPYGEDAREYAQAVQFVPDSCRDEVIEVLEDLRERTEAYPEEMPDDRFAAEQNALVAANAEAYYRAMFGGDDDSWNVRDRHMMQTLSRLFDHHGSDAKGIVWAHNTHVGDARATDMPRHGRINIGQLAREDRSIGETYTVGFGSRRGSVIASDAWGDPLQTMTVPEAQRDSYEHVFHAATADNALLYSDDLPEGSALDDPRGHRAIGVVYHPARESGNYVPTVLPDRYDAFVHFEQSNALHPIERHPERERVPELYPFGL is encoded by the coding sequence ATGGCGGAACTCGAACCCCGCGGGGTGTTTCAGAGCGGGGCCGAGATCGCTCCCGCCGTCGACGCCGTGAACCGCTACGGCCACGCCGTCGACGGCCCGGGAGACCTCGGCGGCCTCGTCGACCGACTGTCGGACGCCGACTGCGTCCTGATCGGCGAGGCCTCGCACGGTACCTCCGACTACTACCGCTGGCGCGCCCACCTCACCGCGCGCCTCCTCCGCGACCACGACTTCTCGTTCGTGGCCGTCGAGGGCGACTGGACCAGTTGTTACGGCATCAACCGGTACGTCAAGGACTTCCCCGACGCCCATCCGACCGCGTACGGAGCGCTGACCGCCTTCGACCGCTGGCCGACGTGGATGTGGGCCAACTGGGAGGTCGACGGCTTCCTGTCCTGGCTCCACGAGCTGAACCAAGATCGGGAGATGGGCGACCGGGCGGGCTTCTACGGCCTCGACGTCTACGGCCTCTACGAGTCGCTCCAGGCGGTCATCGACTACCTGGAAACGGTCGACCCCGAGGCGGCGGCCGACGCCCGCGATGCCTACCGCTGTTTCGAACCCTACGGTGAGGACGCCCGGGAGTACGCCCAGGCCGTCCAGTTCGTCCCCGACTCCTGCCGGGACGAGGTGATCGAGGTGCTCGAAGACCTCCGGGAGCGGACGGAGGCGTACCCCGAGGAGATGCCGGACGACCGGTTCGCCGCCGAGCAGAACGCGCTCGTGGCCGCCAACGCGGAGGCGTACTACCGAGCCATGTTCGGCGGCGACGACGACTCCTGGAACGTCCGCGACCGACATATGATGCAGACCCTCTCTCGCCTGTTCGATCACCACGGCTCGGACGCCAAAGGCATCGTCTGGGCGCACAACACCCACGTCGGCGACGCGCGGGCGACGGACATGCCCCGGCACGGCCGGATCAATATCGGCCAACTCGCCCGCGAGGACCGATCGATCGGTGAGACGTACACCGTCGGCTTCGGCTCGCGGCGCGGGTCGGTCATCGCCAGCGACGCCTGGGGCGACCCACTGCAGACCATGACCGTGCCGGAGGCCCAGCGAGACAGTTACGAACACGTGTTTCACGCCGCCACCGCGGACAACGCGCTGCTGTACAGCGACGACCTCCCCGAGGGGAGCGCCCTCGACGACCCGCGGGGACACCGCGCCATCGGCGTCGTCTACCATCCGGCCCGCGAGTCGGGCAACTACGTCCCGACGGTCCTCCCCGACCGCTACGATGCCTTCGTTCACTTCGAGCAGTCGAACGCGCTCCATCCGATCGAACGCCATCCGGAGCGAGAACGGGTCCCGGAGCTGTACCCCTTCGGACTCTGA
- a CDS encoding helix-hairpin-helix domain-containing protein — MKNEDVAQLLFEIADLLEMQDVEYKPRAYRQAARNVQSLSADIEAIHERGELDDIDGVGESIASKIAEYLETGELDYLQQLRGDLDLDIEALTAVRGVGPKTARTLYREAGITDLEDLEQAAREGRIGEIEGFGAQTEANILDHIERAKRGQERTLIGRAFSRAEELHDRLDDAEAFDRVQIVGSFRRRRPTVGDIDILATASDAEAAMETFCGFEDVAEVRSRGETKSSITVPPDDLQVDLRVVEDRSWGAALVYFTGSKDHNITLRDRALDRDWKLNEYGLFDVSDVKDEGGKRAGEVLASETEEAVYDALGLAWIPPELREDTGEVAAAAEGRLPALVETDELRGDLQVHTDYSDGSHTVREMAQAADDRGLEYVVITDHGPETVAGGVDGDALADQQADIAAVNDDDAIDVTVLHGVEANVTADGLDIDDDWLERLDLVVAGVHTPPDDPTDRLVEAVESAPIDVLAHPTNRLLMERGGIDYDLDRVVDAAAANDVALEINAQPERLDLDWRAVKRHRDAVDFVVSTDAHATEELDYLHLGVAQARRGWCEASDVLNTEPLDTLPIDG; from the coding sequence ATGAAAAACGAGGACGTCGCGCAACTCCTCTTCGAAATCGCCGATCTCCTGGAGATGCAGGACGTCGAGTACAAACCGCGGGCCTACCGGCAGGCCGCTCGCAACGTCCAGTCGCTCTCGGCGGACATCGAAGCGATCCACGAGCGCGGTGAACTCGACGACATCGACGGCGTCGGCGAGTCCATCGCGAGCAAGATCGCCGAGTATCTCGAAACCGGCGAACTCGACTACCTGCAGCAGCTTCGGGGTGATCTCGACCTCGATATCGAGGCACTGACCGCGGTCCGGGGCGTCGGCCCCAAGACGGCGCGGACCCTCTACCGCGAGGCCGGAATCACTGATCTAGAAGACCTCGAACAGGCCGCGCGCGAGGGCAGAATCGGCGAAATAGAGGGGTTCGGCGCGCAGACGGAGGCGAACATCCTCGACCACATCGAGCGCGCGAAGCGCGGGCAGGAGCGGACGCTCATCGGGCGGGCGTTCTCGCGGGCGGAGGAACTCCACGATCGCCTCGACGACGCCGAGGCGTTCGACCGCGTGCAGATCGTCGGCTCCTTTCGACGACGACGGCCCACCGTCGGCGACATCGACATCCTCGCCACGGCGAGCGACGCGGAAGCGGCGATGGAGACGTTCTGTGGGTTCGAAGACGTCGCCGAGGTGCGTTCTCGCGGCGAGACGAAGTCCTCGATCACCGTCCCACCCGACGACTTGCAGGTCGACCTCCGCGTCGTCGAGGACCGGTCCTGGGGCGCCGCCCTCGTCTACTTCACGGGGTCGAAAGATCACAACATCACCCTCCGGGACCGGGCGCTGGACCGCGACTGGAAGCTCAACGAGTACGGCCTGTTCGACGTGAGCGACGTGAAGGACGAGGGCGGCAAGCGCGCGGGCGAGGTCCTCGCCAGCGAGACGGAGGAAGCGGTGTACGACGCGCTGGGTTTGGCGTGGATCCCGCCGGAACTCCGCGAGGACACCGGCGAGGTGGCTGCCGCCGCCGAGGGTCGGCTCCCGGCGTTGGTCGAAACCGACGAGCTTCGCGGCGACCTGCAGGTCCACACCGACTACAGCGACGGCTCACACACCGTCCGCGAGATGGCCCAGGCCGCCGACGACCGCGGACTGGAGTACGTCGTCATCACGGATCACGGCCCGGAGACGGTCGCGGGCGGCGTCGACGGCGACGCGCTCGCGGACCAGCAGGCGGACATCGCCGCCGTCAACGACGACGACGCCATCGACGTGACCGTGCTTCACGGCGTCGAGGCCAACGTGACGGCCGACGGTCTCGACATCGACGACGACTGGCTAGAGCGCCTCGACCTCGTCGTCGCCGGGGTGCATACGCCGCCCGACGACCCGACCGACCGCCTGGTCGAGGCGGTCGAGTCGGCACCGATCGACGTCCTGGCGCATCCGACGAACCGCCTCCTGATGGAGCGCGGCGGGATCGATTACGACCTCGACCGGGTCGTCGACGCCGCCGCGGCCAACGATGTTGCGCTGGAGATCAACGCCCAACCCGAACGGCTGGATCTGGACTGGCGCGCGGTCAAGCGCCACCGCGACGCCGTCGACTTCGTCGTCTCGACCGACGCTCACGCCACCGAGGAACTGGATTACCTGCATCTCGGCGTCGCCCAGGCCCGCCGGGGCTGGTGTGAGGCGAGCGATGTGTTGAACACCGAGCCGCTCGATACACTCCCCATCGATGGTTGA
- a CDS encoding UPF0058 family protein — protein sequence MQKNECMHLHRLLVLVLEHAYEQNDVPRSAFERYRDRHVKPSSAHRSKQHHAEAVAELASTLAETVDAGTEQSTPRVVE from the coding sequence ATGCAGAAAAACGAGTGCATGCATCTGCACCGCCTGCTCGTGCTCGTTCTCGAACACGCCTACGAGCAGAACGACGTGCCGCGGTCGGCGTTCGAGCGCTACCGCGACCGGCACGTGAAGCCGTCGTCCGCCCACCGGTCGAAGCAGCACCACGCCGAAGCAGTGGCGGAGCTGGCGTCGACGCTCGCGGAGACAGTCGACGCCGGCACGGAGCAGTCCACGCCACGCGTCGTGGAGTGA
- a CDS encoding HAD family hydrolase, with protein MLVAFDFEGGIAESDPFVRLAEQHGTGDEMAAVLERLWNGDLDPETGIRSATDHLSGMPFSEAEDVFERLQIRPEASSLLSRLHAANHHVAIVTDAPELAVRYCLDPAELDVDTVIANDLPAENGAFTGDIEGPLVGRSKADALDELATGAGYAMADTVAVGDDRRDLPMLQAAGLGVGIDPVPVVDAQADLSVPSLNRLELTFEERGVL; from the coding sequence ATGCTCGTAGCCTTCGACTTCGAGGGAGGGATCGCCGAATCCGACCCCTTCGTCAGACTCGCTGAACAGCACGGCACTGGCGACGAGATGGCTGCAGTACTCGAACGGCTATGGAACGGCGATCTCGACCCCGAAACGGGGATTCGATCGGCCACGGACCACCTCAGCGGGATGCCCTTTTCGGAGGCCGAGGACGTGTTCGAACGCCTCCAGATCAGGCCTGAAGCCTCGTCGCTGCTCTCCCGGCTCCACGCGGCGAACCACCACGTCGCCATCGTCACCGACGCGCCGGAGTTGGCCGTCCGGTACTGTCTGGATCCGGCCGAGTTGGATGTCGACACCGTGATCGCGAACGACCTTCCGGCCGAGAACGGCGCCTTCACGGGCGACATCGAGGGGCCGCTCGTCGGGCGGAGCAAAGCGGACGCCCTCGACGAACTGGCGACCGGCGCGGGGTACGCCATGGCCGACACCGTCGCCGTCGGCGACGACCGGCGTGATCTCCCGATGTTGCAGGCCGCAGGGCTCGGCGTCGGAATCGATCCGGTCCCCGTGGTCGACGCGCAGGCCGACCTCTCCGTCCCGTCGTTGAACCGCCTCGAACTGACGTTCGAGGAGCGCGGTGTGCTCTGA
- the ligA gene encoding NAD-dependent DNA ligase LigA: MVERPADNPYVTAPDLEFEEPSALSEDEVREQVERLREAVNYHDYRYYVESDPVISDRAYDILFDRLETLEAAFDLHDPNSPTQRVGGEPLDELETVEHVTEMLSLDSAEEAADVREFDERVREVVGDVAYALEPKFDGFSVEVVYEDGEFDRAVTRGDGEVGEDVSRNVRTIRSIPLTLGNGPDLLVVRGEIYMPRSGFQDCNERRIQRGEDPFANPRNAAAGTVRLLDPNTVADRPLDAYFYDIMETSAPVESQRDAFDRMESIGLPVNEYNRVVDDIEAAIDYREEMLERRADLEYEIDGVVVKVNDYAKREQLGTTATHPRWAFAYKFPPKTGETVVRRIVVQVGRTGKLTPVALLDPVDVKGVTITRATLHNERQAQQLGVGAGARVEIERAGDVIPQVGEVLEPGESVFEMPDTCPACGGSVVQEGPNHYCTNVSCPAQLRRSLEHFCSKSAMDIEGVGEEVAELLVEEGLVDSVADLYALEQDELASLEGFGDRSARKLIDEIEASKDVDLASFLHALGIRHVGKERARRLADAFDLDALRDADRDALRSVADIGPEVAESIRSFFDNERNQTEIDRLLEAGVSPTRTGVSDELDGLTLAITGSIEGYTREELTDLLERHGATVTSSVSGRTDFLVVGETPGTTKRESAAEHGVERIDAEAFRDRILDRIEDN; the protein is encoded by the coding sequence ATGGTTGAGCGACCGGCCGACAACCCCTACGTCACGGCTCCGGACCTCGAGTTCGAGGAGCCGTCGGCACTCTCGGAAGACGAGGTCCGCGAACAGGTCGAACGCCTGCGCGAGGCCGTCAACTACCACGACTACCGCTACTACGTCGAGAGCGATCCGGTCATCTCCGACCGCGCCTACGACATCCTCTTCGACCGCCTCGAAACGCTGGAAGCGGCGTTCGACCTGCACGACCCCAACTCGCCGACCCAGCGGGTCGGGGGCGAACCCCTGGATGAGCTAGAGACGGTCGAACACGTCACCGAGATGCTCAGCCTCGACTCCGCCGAAGAGGCGGCCGACGTACGCGAGTTCGACGAGCGGGTGCGCGAGGTGGTCGGCGACGTGGCGTACGCGCTCGAACCCAAATTCGACGGCTTCTCGGTCGAAGTCGTCTACGAGGACGGCGAGTTCGACCGTGCGGTCACCCGGGGCGACGGCGAGGTGGGCGAGGACGTCTCGCGGAACGTGCGCACGATCCGATCGATCCCGCTGACGCTCGGCAACGGTCCCGACCTGCTCGTGGTCAGAGGCGAGATATACATGCCGCGCTCGGGGTTTCAGGACTGCAACGAGCGCCGCATCCAACGCGGGGAGGACCCCTTCGCCAATCCCCGCAACGCCGCCGCCGGGACCGTCCGCCTGCTGGATCCGAACACGGTCGCGGACCGGCCGCTCGACGCCTACTTCTACGACATCATGGAGACGTCGGCGCCGGTCGAGAGCCAGCGGGACGCGTTCGACCGCATGGAGTCGATCGGTCTCCCCGTCAACGAGTACAACCGCGTAGTGGACGACATCGAGGCGGCCATCGACTACCGCGAGGAGATGCTGGAGCGCCGGGCCGACCTCGAATACGAAATCGACGGCGTCGTCGTGAAGGTGAACGACTACGCGAAACGCGAGCAACTAGGGACGACGGCCACGCATCCGCGCTGGGCGTTCGCGTACAAGTTCCCGCCCAAGACGGGCGAGACGGTCGTCCGCCGGATCGTCGTCCAGGTGGGGCGGACGGGGAAACTCACCCCCGTTGCCCTGCTCGATCCGGTCGACGTGAAGGGCGTGACCATCACGCGAGCAACGCTACACAACGAGCGCCAGGCCCAACAGCTCGGCGTCGGCGCCGGCGCCCGCGTGGAGATCGAACGCGCGGGCGACGTCATCCCGCAGGTGGGCGAGGTGCTCGAACCCGGCGAGAGCGTCTTCGAGATGCCGGACACCTGTCCGGCGTGTGGCGGGTCGGTCGTCCAGGAGGGGCCGAACCACTACTGTACGAACGTGTCGTGTCCGGCCCAACTCCGGCGGAGCCTCGAACATTTCTGCTCGAAGAGCGCGATGGACATCGAGGGCGTCGGCGAGGAGGTCGCCGAACTGCTGGTCGAGGAGGGACTGGTCGATTCGGTGGCCGACCTCTACGCGCTCGAGCAGGACGAACTGGCGTCGCTCGAGGGGTTCGGCGACCGGTCGGCTCGGAAACTCATCGACGAGATCGAGGCGAGCAAGGACGTCGACCTGGCGAGTTTCCTCCATGCGCTCGGAATCCGCCACGTGGGCAAGGAGCGCGCGCGCCGCCTCGCCGACGCGTTCGACCTCGATGCCCTTCGAGACGCCGACCGCGACGCCCTGCGATCCGTCGCGGACATCGGCCCCGAAGTCGCCGAGAGCATCCGCTCGTTTTTCGACAACGAACGCAACCAGACCGAAATCGACCGTCTGCTCGAAGCGGGCGTCAGCCCGACCCGTACCGGCGTCAGCGACGAACTCGACGGCCTCACGCTCGCCATCACGGGATCCATCGAGGGCTACACCCGCGAGGAACTGACCGACCTGCTGGAACGCCACGGCGCGACGGTCACGTCGTCGGTCAGCGGGCGAACTGACTTCTTAGTCGTCGGGGAGACCCCCGGAACCACCAAACGCGAGTCGGCGGCCGAACACGGCGTCGAACGGATCGACGCCGAGGCGTTCCGCGACCGGATCCTCGACCGCATCGAAGACAATTAG
- a CDS encoding NAD+ synthase produces MADIDVAAAVETMSDFLASYLTQAGAEGYVLGVSGGLDSTVALALAVDAVGADRVMGLVMPGDPSADRHMRDARQACVTRDVPVIELDIAPTVDAVRASAGFAPETVALGNVRARTRMVFEYLFANQCAGLVLGAANKSEHSLGYFTKYGDGAVDVAPMGELYKTEVADVARHLDVDERFVEKTPTAELWKGQTDEGELGATYDTIDDILKRLLERDHAPERIAAETAYDREMIDRFVTMHERSQHKRSRPPTADIDR; encoded by the coding sequence ATGGCCGATATCGACGTCGCTGCCGCCGTCGAGACGATGTCCGACTTCCTGGCGTCGTATCTCACCCAGGCCGGTGCCGAGGGGTACGTCCTCGGCGTGAGCGGCGGCCTCGATTCGACGGTCGCACTGGCGCTGGCGGTCGACGCCGTGGGCGCCGACCGCGTTATGGGCCTCGTCATGCCGGGCGACCCGAGTGCCGACCGGCACATGCGCGACGCGCGTCAGGCGTGTGTGACCCGAGATGTTCCCGTGATCGAACTGGACATCGCCCCGACGGTCGACGCCGTTCGGGCGAGCGCAGGGTTCGCCCCGGAGACCGTCGCCCTCGGCAACGTCCGCGCCCGCACCCGGATGGTGTTCGAATACCTGTTTGCCAACCAGTGTGCGGGGCTCGTCCTGGGTGCGGCGAACAAGAGCGAACACTCGCTCGGCTACTTCACGAAATACGGCGACGGCGCCGTCGACGTGGCGCCGATGGGCGAACTCTACAAGACGGAAGTTGCCGACGTCGCCCGTCATCTCGATGTCGACGAGCGGTTCGTCGAGAAGACACCCACGGCCGAACTCTGGAAGGGACAGACCGACGAGGGCGAACTCGGTGCGACCTACGACACCATCGACGACATCCTGAAGCGGCTCCTCGAACGCGACCACGCCCCGGAGCGCATCGCCGCGGAGACGGCCTACGACCGCGAGATGATCGATCGGTTCGTCACGATGCACGAGCGGTCACAGCACAAGCGCTCGCGTCCGCCAACGGCCGATATCGATCGCTGA